A portion of the bacterium genome contains these proteins:
- the mnmE gene encoding tRNA uridine-5-carboxymethylaminomethyl(34) synthesis GTPase MnmE: MLPEDNDTIAAISTGPGVGAIGLVRLSGPDSIAAADRVFIGSKSPSEMDHSTVQFGRIVRDGAVLDEVMLTVLRSPRSYTGEDMVEISCHGNPLVLKDVLSAVIETGARLATGGEFTRRAFLRGKMDLCQAEAVMELLSAQTQEAKRVALSQVRGRTSTEVARLREQVIQVKAELDASIDFPEDVTDEALMRRDAKREGSGVELLSDTARQLEAMIAAFTASQQVQKLPTAAIVGKVNVGKSTILNALLAEDRVITSEAPGTTRDRIDVDVALLSGRRMRLSDTAGLGVPRDELDAKARAKMEGAARDADVLVMVFDASSPLGDEDVQLVETWGGRPAVLVLNKIDLGERWDPSVLVARCEDLAAAPVVLTCAISGFGLDELEAALDKLLCALLPKMRSEACVVGTVRNERLLRKARDAINTAIRASQAGSWPEFASSDLGEALTALNEFLGIDVGVDILDEIFSRFCIGK; the protein is encoded by the coding sequence ATGCTGCCAGAAGATAACGACACGATTGCCGCGATTTCGACCGGCCCCGGAGTCGGTGCGATAGGGCTGGTGAGGCTCTCTGGGCCCGACTCGATAGCCGCCGCGGACCGCGTCTTCATTGGGTCCAAGAGCCCGAGCGAGATGGACCATTCGACAGTTCAGTTTGGCAGAATTGTTCGGGACGGGGCGGTTTTGGACGAGGTGATGCTGACGGTGCTGCGCTCACCTCGCTCCTATACGGGGGAGGACATGGTCGAGATAAGCTGCCACGGCAATCCACTGGTTCTGAAGGACGTTCTCTCCGCCGTGATAGAGACCGGGGCGAGACTTGCGACGGGAGGTGAGTTCACGAGGCGCGCGTTCTTGCGGGGCAAGATGGACCTGTGTCAGGCAGAGGCCGTGATGGAGCTTTTGTCAGCACAGACCCAGGAGGCCAAGCGAGTGGCGCTCTCACAGGTTCGGGGGAGGACGTCCACGGAGGTCGCGCGACTGCGCGAACAGGTGATACAGGTGAAGGCGGAGCTGGACGCCTCGATCGATTTTCCGGAGGACGTTACTGACGAGGCGTTGATGCGCCGTGATGCGAAGCGAGAAGGCTCCGGCGTGGAATTGCTGTCGGACACGGCTCGGCAGCTCGAGGCGATGATCGCGGCGTTTACCGCAAGCCAGCAAGTGCAGAAGCTGCCAACAGCTGCGATAGTCGGCAAGGTGAACGTGGGGAAGTCAACAATCCTAAACGCGCTGCTTGCCGAGGACCGGGTGATAACAAGCGAGGCTCCGGGAACCACCCGGGACAGGATCGACGTTGACGTCGCCCTTTTGTCAGGACGTAGAATGCGACTCAGCGACACCGCGGGGCTAGGCGTTCCCAGGGATGAGCTCGATGCCAAGGCGCGAGCCAAGATGGAAGGTGCAGCCCGCGACGCGGACGTTCTGGTGATGGTCTTCGACGCCTCGTCACCGCTTGGGGATGAGGACGTGCAGCTCGTTGAAACGTGGGGCGGAAGACCTGCCGTGCTGGTTTTGAACAAGATCGACCTAGGCGAGCGTTGGGACCCGAGCGTTCTTGTGGCCAGGTGCGAGGACTTGGCGGCAGCGCCGGTGGTCCTGACGTGCGCGATTTCGGGTTTTGGACTCGACGAGCTGGAGGCGGCGCTGGATAAGTTGCTTTGCGCTCTGCTGCCAAAGATGCGAAGCGAGGCCTGCGTTGTGGGGACAGTCAGAAATGAGCGGCTGCTTCGGAAGGCACGGGATGCGATCAACACAGCGATCAGGGCGTCCCAGGCCGGCTCGTGGCCGGAGTTTGCCAG